CCCCACGGAGGGCTGCAGCAGCGCGGTGATCAGCGTCGCCGCGATGAAGGCCAGCACGACCAGTTCGATGGTGGTGATGACGCGCGCCAGCACCCACAGGGTGGCGGCCAGCACCAGCAGCCGCCAGCTCGCCTCCGCGGCGACCCGTACGCCCCACGGCACCGCGTCCACCGGCTCCGGGCGGGCCGCGACGGCCGGGGCGTAGGAGGGCGGTGCGGGCACCGACTCCGGCGGGCTGCCCGCGGTGGCTGGCGGCACCTGCTCGGACCCGGGCCCCGGCACCCCGTCCACCGCCTTGGGCAGCTGGGTACGGGGGACGGTGAGCGTGCCCACCGGGCGGTCGCCCGCCGAGCCGTCGCCCTCCGGACCGTCGACCGCCGGGCTTTCGACCGCGGGGGCGTCCGCGTGCCCGGCACGCCTCAGCTCATCCGGGTCGCCTGCCGCCGCCGAAGCCTCCGCACGGCGGCGCTGATCCTCCAGCCGCTGCGAGAGCCGCGTCAGACCGGCGCCGAGGCCACCGACCCACTGAGGCAATCTGGACATGTCCTTCCTCTTCCCCTCCCACGCGCCACAACCTGACGGCACGACGTTACCTGTGCAGCACGCGCGAAACCCCCGACGCGGGCGCGTTCGGGGGTTTCGGAAGTGCTGTGGTGCGGCTTACGGCCTAGTACCAGCTGTTGGCCTGCCAGAACGACCAGGCACCACACGGGCTGCCGTAACGGTCGTTCATGTAGTTCAGGCCCCACTTGATCTGGGTGGCCGGGTTCGTCTGCCAGTCGGCACCGGCCGAGGCCATCTTGGAGCCGGGCAGCGCCTGGACGAGCCCGTAGGCGCCCGAGCTGGCGTTGGTGGCCTTGTAGTTCCAGGTGGACTCGTGGTCCACGATGTTGCTGAAGCACTGGAACTGGTCGCTCGCCATCATCTGGCGGGCCATGGCCTGCGTCTCGGCGACCGTGTACGAGCCCTTGACGGCGAAGTCGCCCGCGTCGCGCGTGGCGGAGCGGGACGCGGCCAGCGTCTTCTCCTTGCGCGCGTCGGCTTCCTTCTTCGCCTTCGCCTCGTCCGCCGCGTCCTTCTTGCTCTGCGCGGTCTCAGCAGCTGCCTTGCGGGCCGACTCCTGCGCGGACTTGAGGGCTGCCGTGTCCGCCTGGGTGGACTGGTCGTCCGCCTGCTGCGTCAGGGAAGCCGTCTGCACCTGGGCCTGTGCGCCCGCGGGGATGTCGGCGATCGTCGCGTCGGCAGCGGTGGCCTCGGTGTTGCCGACCGAGGCGGGCTCGTTGCCTGCAGCGACGCCGACCACGGCGCCGACGGTGGTGACCGCGGTGGCGGATGCCACGGCGAATCCCCGGACCGAGATCCGGCTCACACGTTTTCCTTCCAGCATCGTCCGCATAGGTGACCTCGCGGACGCAATCGTGCCCCTGGCGCTGGTCTCCCCTTGTTCCGGGCCCGGTTGAACGGGTGGGTCCGGCTGGTCACGGGAGGCACTGGCCCGGTACGTCCCCCTCGGGGTCCGCGTGGTGCTCGGGCGGCATACGGCTGTTCGCTATGAAGTTCGAGTTCGTTCCACACCGCTGGGGGTGTTGATGCTGCCGTATGCGGGGCCTGACAGGACCCAGACTCTGCCCGACCGGCACGCCGGGAATCAATTCCCCGCTGGGTGTGAAAGCTCACACCCCGTTTACGGCAAACGATTTTCGGATATCCACTCGCAGCACAACGCCGCCCGGCTAAGCTCCTTGGCTTCGCCGGGCGGCGTCGTCTTCATGACCGGTCAGATCCGGCCTTCCTCCAGCATTTCGGTCACCAGCGCCGCGATCGGCGAGCGCTCCGAGCGGTTCAGCGTGACGTGGGCGAACAGCGGATGCCCCTTCAGCTTCTCCACCACCGCGACCACACCGTCGTACCGCCCGACCCGGAGGTTGTCGCGCTGCGCGACATCATGGGTCAGCACCACGCGCGAGTTGGCGCCGATACGGGACAGAACCGTCAAAAGGACGTTCCGTTCCAGTGACTGGGCCTCGTCCACGATGACGAACGCATCATGCAGCGACCGCCCGCGGATATGGGTCAGCGGCAGCACCTCCAACATGCCGCGCCCCACCACCTCTTCGATGACGTCCTTGGTGGTCACCGCGGACAGCGTGTCGAAGACGGCCTGCGCCCAGGGGCTCATCTTCTCCGCCTCGCTGCCCGGCAGATAGCCCAGCTCCTGCCCGCCGACGGCGTACAGCGGGCGGAACACCATCACCTTGCGGTGCTGCCGGCGCTCCAACACGGCCTCCAGGCCCGCGCACAGCGCCAGCGCCGACTTGCCCGTACCGGCCCGCCCGCCCATGGAGACGATGCCGACGTCCGGGTCGAGCAGCAGATCCAGCGCGATCCGCTGCTCGGCGCTGCGGCCGTGGATCCCGAAGACCTCCCGGTCGCCCCGCACCAGCCGGACCGCCCCGTCCGAGGTGACCCGGCCGAGCGCCTTGCCGCGCTCGGACTGCAGCACAAGTCCGGTATGCACCGGAAGTTCGGACACTTCCGGCACATGGGCGGTCTCGGCGGCGAACAGGTCGTCGACCTGGTCGGCGGAGATGGTCAGCTCGGCCATCCCCGTCCAGCCGGAGTCGGTGATCGCCAGCTCGGCGCGGTACTCCTCGGCCAGCAGCCCGACCGAGGAGGCCTTGATGCGCAGTGGCAGGTCCTTGGAGACGACCGTGACGTCATACCCCTCGGCCTGCAGATTGCGCGCCACCGCGAGGATCCGTGAGTCGTTGTCGCCGAGCCGGAAGCCCGCGGGCAGGATTCCGGGGTCGGAGTGGTTCAGCTCGACCCGGAGCGTCCCGCCGAGATCCCCGATGGGGATGGGCGAGTCCAGCCGCCCGAACTGCACCCGGTACTCGTCCAGCAGGCGCAGCGCCTGCCGTGCGAAGTAGCCGAGCTCGGGGTGGTGCCTCTTGGCCTCCAGCTCGGTGACCACGACGACCGGAAGCACGACTTCGTGCTCGTCGAAGCGGGCCATGGCGCCTGGGTCTGCCAGCAGGACACTGGTGTCGAGGACATAAGTGCGCCGGTCGTTCTCACGGCGCTGCTTGATGTTCACCACGGGTGGACGAACCCCCTCGGATGAGGTTGGGGTGCGACGGCGTCGCGGGGCGGTGTTCTCCCGGGACCGCCGCTCTCCCAGCTGCTGCTGGGCGGCGTCCCCGGGACCCCCGGCCATCTAGTGACCGGACCGGGCTCGGACCACAATGCGCGGGCCGAGCGCCGGCCCTCCGCGTCGACCGTGCGGTGTGCACGGACCTCCGTGATGTGCAAAGGGCCTCCCGGGCGGACGGCCCCATGCCGTCCGCTGAGATGCGGCGCCTGATGGCTTGTTCCTGACGCCGACCTGGAAGGGATATTCCCTCGAACCCTCGTTGCCATGCCACGGCATATGACGCACGGCCGATGAACCTTGGGTGACGTGTGATCGTCCAGCGGCGGCGGCATTCGGGTGAGACCCGAGGGGACGGAGCGTCAGAAGAGGCCCCGCCGGCGGTTCATGGGGCCGGCGGGGCCTGGTGACGCACCGTGACAGCAAAGGATGTCCGGGACGTATGGGGCGTTTGGGATGTAACGCGCCTGGAGGAACGGGAGCGGCTCGGCAGGACGCCGTTCAGAAGCCGTAGCGCCGGTGCCGGGCGGCGTAGTCGCGCAGGGCGCGCAGGAAGTCGACCTTCCGGAACGCCGGCCAGAAGACTTCGCAGAAGTAGTACTCCGAATGGGCGCTCTGCCACAGCATGAAGCCCGACAGCCGCTGCTCCCCGCTCGTACGGATCACCAGGTCCGGGTCGGGCTGGCCGCGGGTGTAGAGGTGCTCGGAGATCAGGTCGATGTCGACGACCTCGGCGAGCTCCTCGAAGGAGGTGCCACGCTCGGCGTGTTCCAGCAGCAGGGAGCGCACCGCGTCGGCGATCTCCTGCCGGCCGCCGTAGCCGATCGCGACATTCACCAGCACGCCGGTGTTGTCGACGGTGGCCTGCTCCGACTCCTTGAGCACCCGCTGGGTGGCGGTGGGCAGCAGATCGCGGTTGCCGACGTGGTGGACCCGCCAGCGGCCGTCGGCGGCCAGGTCCCGCACGGTGTTCTCGATGATGCCCAGCAGCGGCTTCAGCTCTGCCTCGGGCCGGTCGAGGTTGTCCGTCGACAGCAGCCACAGCGTGACCACCTCGACATCGGTCTCCTCGCACCAGCCGAGCAGCTCACTGATCTTGGCCGCACCGGCCTGGTGGCCCTGCTCGGTCGTCCGCCCGTCGGCCCGCGCCCAGCGCCGGTTACCGTCCAGGATGACGCCGATGTGCTTGGGCACCTGGGTGTGATCCAGGCGACCCTCCACCCTGCGCGCGTACAGCCGATAGACCAGATTGCGCAGTGCAGGCGGATACGGGATGCGCATCCCGGAAGATCGCAGCATGTGTGGTCCAGCCCCTCCGTGCCAATGGCGGTCGCCCCGTCGCCTCAAGTGGGCAACTTTACTTCTCGGCTGTCTCGACAGCCCAATCAGGTAGGTCACAAGTACGTGATAGGGAGATGAGCATGACTGGCACCGACTACCGTGCAGCGGATTCCCGCTACGACTCGATGAAGTACCGGCGAACGGGCCGCAGCGGACTCAAACTCCCCGCTATCTCCCTTGGACTCTGGCACAACTTCGGGGACGACCGCACCCTGAGCTCCCAGCGCGCCATCCTGCGCCGCGCCTTCGACCTGGGCGTGACCCACTTCGATCTGGCCAACAACTACGGTCCGCCACCCGGGTCCGCCGAGCTCAACTTCGGAAAGATCTTTGCACAGGACTTCCGTGGCTACCGCGACGAGATGATTCTCTCGACGAAGGCCGGATATCTGATGCACCCCGGCCCCTACGGCGAATGGGGTTCGCGGAAATATCTCCTCTCATCGCTGGATGCCTCCCTGAAGCGGATGGGGGTCGATTACGTCGATATCTTCTACTCGCACCGCTTCGATCCCGACACCCCGCTCGAGGAGACGATGGGCGCGCTGGCGTCCGCCGTGCAGCAGGGCAAGGCCCTGTATGTCGGCATTTCCTCGTACAACGCCGAGCAGACCCGGGACGCGGCCGGCATCCTGCGCGCCATGGGCGTACCGGCGCTGATCCACCAGCCCTCGTACTCGATGATCAACCGCTGGACCGAGGACGACCTGCTGCTGGACACCCTCGAAGCGGAGGGCATGGGCTGCATCTCTTTTGCGCCACTGGCACAGGGCATGCTGACGGACAAGTATCTGCAGGGCATCCCCGAGGGCTCGCGCGCCGCCCAGGGCAAGTCCCTGGACCCGAACCTGCTGTCCGACGAGGTCGTACGGCGGCTCCGGGGCCTCAATGACATCGCCGCCCGCCGTGGCCAGTCGCTGGCCCAGCTCGCCCTGGGCTGGGTGCTGCGCGACGAGCGGATGACCTCCGCCCTGATCGGCGCCAGCAGCGTCGCCCAGCTGGAGGCCAATATCGCGGCCCTCGACGCCCCCGCGATCACGGAGGCCGAGCTGGCCGAGATCGACGAGTTCGCCAGGACCACGGACGGTGTGAACATCTGGGCGCGGCGGTAAGCGCTCCGCGCGCGGGAGGCGCCGGGAGGTGCCGTGATGCGTCTGCGGCCGCGTTGTGGCTGGTCGCGCAGTTCCCCGCGCCCCTTCCGGGCGCAACCGAACCGCACCCGATGTCAGCGGGGCCACTCGCCGCCCGTGCGCGCACAAAAAAGCGGGCCGGTCCGTGGGGGGGATACGGACCGGCCCGAGGGGGGGTTTCCACCATAACCCCGCGGGAGGGGTGCTGCGTGCACCGGCGCGCGCGGCGGCGTGGCTCGGGTGGAGCGGGGTGTGCCGGAGGCTCCGGCACAGGTGGGGGTCAGGCCGCCGCGGCGGCGCCCAGGAGCAGCCCGCAGAACGCCCCGATGATCATGAAGGGCCCCAGTGGCATGGCCTCTTTCCACGCCTCGCGCCGTACGAGCAGCAGCCCCGCGGCGTAGAGCGCGCCGATCAGCACCCCCGCCGCGCCGCCCACGACGAGGGTGCGCCAGCCGTACCACCCAAGGGCGATCCCCAGCCCGACCGCGAGCTTGACGTCGCCCAGCCCGATGCCCCGTGGGTTCACGACATAGAGCAGGAGATAGAAGGCGCCGAGGAACAGCCCGCCCAGCAGGGCCCGCCGCCATGCCCCGGTCTCCCCCGTCAGCCAGCCGCCGAGCCCCAGCAGCGCCGCTCCCGCCACCGCGAGCGGCAGCGTCAGCGCGTCCGGGAGGCGCCGGGCCCGCCAGTCGACGGCGGTCAGCAGCACCGCGACCGGTGCCATCACCAGCCAGGCGACGAGTTCCGGCCGCGGCCCGGTGGCCGCCGCGAGGGCCGCGCAGACCAGTGCGGTGGCCGCCGCCGTCGGCAGTGGGCCGGGCCCGTACGCCCCGCAGTCCGGGCAGCGCCCGCGCCCCAGCCAGCCCCGGGCCGGACCGGTGATCGGATGCCCCCCGGGACAGACCGCGCGCCACTCCTCCTCGGGCTCGACGGCCATCCGGTGGGCGGGCCGCGGTATGAGCAGCCCGGCCGCGGCCCCGTAGACGGCGGCGAGAACCATCAGCATCAATGACACCTGTCGACCCTAGAGCCGTCCGGCGCCCGTCCGGCGCCCGTCCGCCGGGAAAGACCTGGAGTGCGGGAGCTGATAGAACGCTGCGCATGGCGCGTTGGGAGAACGGTCCGGGAGTCCTGCACGGCGCGGCGAGCGCCGTTCCGGTGGAGATCGCGGCGTCCTACCGCGCCCGCGCCCGGGGCCTGTTGGGCCGCGACGGCATCGAGGGGGCGCTGCTGCTCACCCCGGCGAGCGGGGTGCACACCTTCCGGATGCGGTTCGCGATCGATGTCGCCTATCTGAGCCGGGACTTCACCGTGCTCGCCGTACGCACCATGCCCCCGGGGCGGCTGGGGCTTCCCCGCCTCCGCGCCCGGCACGTCCTGGAGGCGGAGGCCGGCGCCATGGCGCGCTGGGGCGTGCGTCCCGGACTGCGCCTGGGCGTTCAGCCCCGCCGCTGACGGCGGTCCGCGCGCTCATTCCCGCCAGTCGGCGACCAGTGCCAGCAGCCCGGGGAACCGCGCCTCCAGGTCGTCCACCCGGACATGGCTGCGCCGCTCCAGCCCGTACTGCCGCTGACGGATCAGCCCGGCGTCCCGCAGCGCCCGGAAGTGGTGGGTGAGCGAGGACTTGGGCCGGTCGAGGCCGAACCAGCCACAGGTGTGGTCGAAGGCCTCCGACTCCAGCAGGAGGGTGCGCACGATGTGCATCCGCAGGGGATCGCTGAGCGCGCCCATGACGGTCTCCAGCCGCAGGGCGGCGCGCGCCGGCTCCGGCAGCGGCTCGGGGGCGCCGTCCGGGACGGGCCGTTGCGCCGCCGCGAAGGCGCGCCGCGACGCCTCTCCCGCCGCCGCGGCCTGCCCGGTCGCATGGGTCTGCTCGGCTCGCACGCCCGCCTTGGACGACATCCGGCGCTCCTTCTGGTCGGTCCCCCGGTCACCCGGTCACTCAGTACGACTTGCATCGTACTGTGTGGCACTGTACGAATCTTCTCGTACCGCTTGTACGAATCAACTCGTACTTGCTGGAGGAGGGGACACACCCATGCCCGAAACCCGGCCCGCACCGGTGCCCGTGACCGCGCCCGCGGCAACCACGCCACCCACGGCCACGCCACCCACGACCGCACCGCTCCCGGCCGCGCCGCCGCCCACCCGGGAGGTCTGGTTCGCCGCCTGGCCGGTGGTCGCGCTCTTCATCCTGTCGAATGCGGCGATGCCGCTGTACGCCGTCTGGCAGCGGCAACTCGGCTTCCGCTCCGGCACCTTGACGCTGGTGTACGCCGCCTATGTGGCCGGACTGCTCGGCGCGCTGCTGGTGGCGGGCGTGGCCGCGGACCGTCTCGGGCGGAAGCCGGTACTGGTCCCGGCGCTGCTCCTGGGCATCGTCGCCTGCCTCCTCTACGCCACCGCACCCTCGGTGGCCGTGCTGGTCGTCGCCCGTCTGCTGACCGGAGTGGCCACCGGTGCCGCCGTGTCGGCCGGAATGGCCGCCGTCACCGATCTCGCGGCCGGCCGCCGGACGGGGCCGCTGCTCGCCTCCGCCGCGATGGTGCTGGGCGCCGGGATCGGGCCCGTACTGGCCGGGGTGCTGTCGGAGACCGTGCCCGCGCCGACCGTCACCGTCTTCGTCGTCGAAGCCGCCCTGCTGGTCACGGCGTTGGCGGTGGTGGCCAGGATGCCGCTGCCGCCGCGCCGGGCGGGCGCCGGTGCGAGCGGCCCGTCCGGCTCCTGGGTGCGGCTGCCGGCCGTCCCCCGGGACAACCGCCGCCATCTCGCCCTGGGGCTCGCCGCGTTCGCCCCCGGCATCAGCGCCACCGCCTTCGTGCTGTCGCTCGGGCCGTCCCTGCTGTCCGGGCTGCTCGGCACGACGAACCGCGCACTGCCGGGCGGTTTGGCACTGGCGATGTTCCTGGCCGCCACCGGCGTGCAGTTCGCGCTGGGGCGACGGGCGGTCCGTACGGTCCTGCTCACCGCCGGCGGTGCCACCGTCTCGGCCGGCCTGGCCATGGTCGCCGCCGTGCACACCGGCACTCTGCCCCCGCTGATCGCCGCGGTGATCCTGGCCGGTGCGGGTCAGGGGGCCGGACAGCTGGGCGGGCTGACGCTGCTGAGCCGTGAGGTACCGGCGACCCGCCGCGCGGAGGCCAACGCGGCGCTGAACGCGGGTGGTTATGTCCTCGCCGGTGCCCTCCCGGTCGCCGACGGCTACCTCAGCGACGCCATCGGCCTCCCGTCGGCGGCCACCACCTTCGGCCTCGCGGTGGCCGCGCTCGCCGCGGCGGGGGCGGTGCTGGTGGCGGTACGGGGCGGGGACGCGCGGTGAGGGGGGTGGCAGGGGCGGGCGTGCGGGCCGGGCCGCGGGCGTGCGCTGGGCGGCGGGCGGCCGGGCGGACGGACCGCGGGCGTGCGCCGGGCGGCGGACAGCCGGGCGGACGGACCGCAGGCGTTCGCCAGGCCGTCAGAAGGTGCTGAGCGTCGCGTCCGCGACGGCTTCCAGGGCGGCGCGGCCGACGCCGGACCGCGCCGAGACGCGCAGCCCGCCGACCGAGGCGATGACGAGGTGGGCGAGGGTGCCGGCGTCCTTGCCGGGCGCGATGTCGCCGTCGCGCTGACCGGACTCGATCACGGCTCGGAGGGCCGCCAGCCGTACGCCGTAGTCCTGTTCCAGCGAGGCCGCGACCGACAGGTCATGGGCCGACACCTCGATACAGGTGTTGACCACCAGACAGCCGCGGCCGTCCCCGTCGTCGGCACACTCCTCGTCGATCACCCGCTGCAGGAGCGCGCGGATCTTCTGCCGCGCGGACAACTCGCTCTCCAGCAGCGTGAAGAGCTCGGCGTTCTTGTGCTCCATGTAGCGGGCCAGCGCCCGCTCGAAGAGGTCGTGCTTGCTCTTGAAGGTGTGATAGATGCTGCTGCGCCCCAGGCCCGTGGCGTCACACAGGTCCTGGGTGGAGGTCGCCGCATAGCCGGCGGCCCAGAACGCGTCCATCGCGGCGTCGAGCGCCTGCCCCTCGTCGAATTTCCTGGGTCGCGCCATAACGGAAACGCTAGCAGTTATTGGATCGTACGGTTCAATACGTCGGGCGCACGCGCTCCGGCCGCCAGGGGCGCTGCCGGTATCAAGTTGCCGCCGGGCGGGGCGGGATGGTCACATGCGCGGCATGAACGCGACACCGCCACCGAGACACATACCTCCGTCGGGCTCCGGACTTCCGGCGGGCCCCGCGTACCCCGCGGCTCCGGCGCCCCAGGGGCCGGCCCCGCGCATCCTCGGTAACCGGGGGCTGCGGCTGCTCGCGCTCCTCATCGACGTGGTGCTCGCCGTCGGCGTCCTGTTCCTGGTCACCACCGGCGTCGGCCTGGTCGTCACCTTCGGCGACAGCAAGGACAACTCGCCGTTCTACCTCGGCGTCCTGGTGGCCCTGGCGCTGCTCTTCCTCTACTCGCCGCTGCTGACGGCCCGTTGCGGCGGCACCCTGGGCAAGCTCCTGTGCGGACTGAGCGTCGTACGGCTCGCCGACGGGAGCCCGCTGTCCTACGGGGCCGCCCTGGGGCGGCACCTGGCCCATCTGGGCATGCGACTGGTGCCGGTGCTCGGGCTGCTGGACCCGCTGGCCTGCTGCTGGGACCGGACGTTGCGCCAGTGTCTGCACGACAAGGTGGTGGGCAGCCTGGTCATCCGCCGCAGTATGCGGCCGACTCCGGTACCCGCCCCGGTCACGAGGCCCGCGGGAAGCTGACCTCGACCCGGCGGTTCTTCTTGCGTCCCACCTCGGTGCCGTTGTCGGCGATCGGGTACTGCTCGCCGTAGCCGCGGATCTGGAAGGTGACGGACGAGCCGAGGTCCTTGGCCAGTTCCTGCTGGACGGCGTTGGCGCGCTTCTTGGACAGGACGAGTCCATGGCTCGCCGAGCCCAGGTTGTCGGTGAAGCCGAAGACCCGCAGGCGGGTGGCGTTCTGCTTCTTGATCTCCGCGCCGATCGTGCTGATCCGGGACAGCGCCTCCGGCGTCAGCTCGGCACTGTCCTTGCCGAAGAGCACCTCGGCCTGGAGCGCGAAGGTCACATTGTCGTTGGTGTCCTGGCGGCGCTCGGAGCCGTCGTCGGCCTCGACGATCGACTTGATGTTGAGGACCTTGGACGGGGCGAGCTTGCCGCCCTGCACCATCCGCAGATCGGGGTCGTGGGGGTCGATGTGCACCGGCGGGCTGGAGTCCTCGGTCACGCCCGGCGGATCGGCATGGGCGACGGGGACCGTCAGCGCCGCGGTGAGCAGCAGCGCGAAGGCGGCGATGGCGGCGCTGCGGGGCGCTCGGCGCACCCGGCGTCCTCGGGGCATCTGGGTCGCGGTCATCGCTGCCCGCTCAGTCCGTGATCCGCACGCTGGCCGGCGGCAGGGTCGGCAGCTGGAAGTCGACCTCGGTCACCTTGGCCGGCGGCGCCGGGAACTGCGCGAAGACCGGGCGGCTGGCACCCGGCATCAGCCCGCTGAGGCCGGTCGTGCACAGGCACTCGCCGTTGGTGTCGCGCAGCACCAGATACCGCTTCTTGCCCGCCTTGTCGACGAGGGTCGCCCCGGAGATGGACGAACGGGAGCGCAGCTCGGTCTCGTTGGAGCGCCAGTCGATGGCGTTGAAGGCGCGGGTGCCGCGGTTGGTGACCGTGCCGTTGACGGTGACGAAGCCGCCGGAGTCACGGACGACGGAGTGCAGCGTGACCACCACGCCGTCCGGCCCCTTCATCTCCCCGATCACCTTGTCGGAGTCGGCCGCCGGGGCGCCGGGGCCACTGTCCTTGGGGGCGGTGCTGCGGGCCGGCGGCTTGTCGCCGTCCGACCCCTTCGCGCCGCCGCCGTTACCACCACCGCAGCCGGCCACAACGAGCGCGAGGCCGACAGCGCTCGCCATGGCGACCGCTCCCCTGGCGGCCTTCGTGGTGCGCCGAATGCTCATGGGATGCGATTCCTTTGATCGTCGTCTGGTCGTCTCAAGGGGGGTGGTCGGGTGCGGGCGGTCAATGGGCGAGGCGTACGGAGAACAGGTCGGCGGCGTCGGGCAGGTCCTGGAGGTGATCGGGGTCGAGCGTCCAGCGCGTGCCGTCGCAGGTGATGTCGACGGGGGCGGGGGCGTCGTCGTCCTTGCCGTCTTTACCGCCCTTGCCCCCCTCGTCGTCCTTGCCGCCCTTGCCGTCCGCCCCGCTGGTGTCGTCCTTGGCGGGGTCGAGGGTGCAGCGGGGGCCGACGACGGACTTCGCCTCGGCCGACGCATGGGTGCTGCTGGTCTTCGGGATGACGGAATCCCCCACGGTGTTGCGGGTGGTGACCTGGACGGCGAACGCGGTGGGCCAGGAGTCCGGGGTGCAGCGGGGGCCGGAGAGCTCGGCGCCGTTGCGTCCTGCGAACCAGCCCGCGCTCGCGCAGGCCGCCTCGGACGGGGCGCCGCGCCCGTTCAGCAGTTCCTCCCAGGCCGTCGGATCGGTCCGGTAGCTGCCGTCGCGGAGGCCGTCGAGCACACCCTCGCGCAGCAGGTCGCGGTACTTCTGGCCGGCGGCGAGCGCGGCCGCGTCTGCGGCGGTCTGCGCACCGTTACGGGTGGCCGCCGCCTGCCCGACGGCGAAGAAGGCGAGCGCGAGGAAGAGCAGGCCCCCGACCGCGACGATGTAGAGCGGGAAGGCCTGCCCTGCGTCGCGCCGGCGGCAGCGTGGGGTCATGGCCGGCACGGTGATGGCGGTGGGGGCTAAATGCCGACGACGTCGGAGATCTTGTTGGCGATGGCGTTCGCGATCTGGCTGCCGAAGTCCGTGGTCGACAGGACCAGGACGATCGCCACGACCACCGCGATGATGCCGAGGTACTCGATCGAGGTCTGTCCCCGGTCGTTCCCCAAAATACGC
This genomic stretch from Streptomyces nigrescens harbors:
- a CDS encoding RDD family protein, producing MNATPPPRHIPPSGSGLPAGPAYPAAPAPQGPAPRILGNRGLRLLALLIDVVLAVGVLFLVTTGVGLVVTFGDSKDNSPFYLGVLVALALLFLYSPLLTARCGGTLGKLLCGLSVVRLADGSPLSYGAALGRHLAHLGMRLVPVLGLLDPLACCWDRTLRQCLHDKVVGSLVIRRSMRPTPVPAPVTRPAGS
- a CDS encoding MFS transporter — translated: MPETRPAPVPVTAPAATTPPTATPPTTAPLPAAPPPTREVWFAAWPVVALFILSNAAMPLYAVWQRQLGFRSGTLTLVYAAYVAGLLGALLVAGVAADRLGRKPVLVPALLLGIVACLLYATAPSVAVLVVARLLTGVATGAAVSAGMAAVTDLAAGRRTGPLLASAAMVLGAGIGPVLAGVLSETVPAPTVTVFVVEAALLVTALAVVARMPLPPRRAGAGASGPSGSWVRLPAVPRDNRRHLALGLAAFAPGISATAFVLSLGPSLLSGLLGTTNRALPGGLALAMFLAATGVQFALGRRAVRTVLLTAGGATVSAGLAMVAAVHTGTLPPLIAAVILAGAGQGAGQLGGLTLLSREVPATRRAEANAALNAGGYVLAGALPVADGYLSDAIGLPSAATTFGLAVAALAAAGAVLVAVRGGDAR
- a CDS encoding OmpA family protein; translation: MTATQMPRGRRVRRAPRSAAIAAFALLLTAALTVPVAHADPPGVTEDSSPPVHIDPHDPDLRMVQGGKLAPSKVLNIKSIVEADDGSERRQDTNDNVTFALQAEVLFGKDSAELTPEALSRISTIGAEIKKQNATRLRVFGFTDNLGSASHGLVLSKKRANAVQQELAKDLGSSVTFQIRGYGEQYPIADNGTEVGRKKNRRVEVSFPRAS
- a CDS encoding DUF192 domain-containing protein, whose translation is MARWENGPGVLHGAASAVPVEIAASYRARARGLLGRDGIEGALLLTPASGVHTFRMRFAIDVAYLSRDFTVLAVRTMPPGRLGLPRLRARHVLEAEAGAMARWGVRPGLRLGVQPRR
- a CDS encoding ArsR/SmtB family transcription factor, whose protein sequence is MSSKAGVRAEQTHATGQAAAAGEASRRAFAAAQRPVPDGAPEPLPEPARAALRLETVMGALSDPLRMHIVRTLLLESEAFDHTCGWFGLDRPKSSLTHHFRALRDAGLIRQRQYGLERRSHVRVDDLEARFPGLLALVADWRE
- a CDS encoding isoprenyl transferase, whose product is MRIPYPPALRNLVYRLYARRVEGRLDHTQVPKHIGVILDGNRRWARADGRTTEQGHQAGAAKISELLGWCEETDVEVVTLWLLSTDNLDRPEAELKPLLGIIENTVRDLAADGRWRVHHVGNRDLLPTATQRVLKESEQATVDNTGVLVNVAIGYGGRQEIADAVRSLLLEHAERGTSFEELAEVVDIDLISEHLYTRGQPDPDLVIRTSGEQRLSGFMLWQSAHSEYYFCEVFWPAFRKVDFLRALRDYAARHRRYGF
- a CDS encoding TetR/AcrR family transcriptional regulator yields the protein MARPRKFDEGQALDAAMDAFWAAGYAATSTQDLCDATGLGRSSIYHTFKSKHDLFERALARYMEHKNAELFTLLESELSARQKIRALLQRVIDEECADDGDGRGCLVVNTCIEVSAHDLSVAASLEQDYGVRLAALRAVIESGQRDGDIAPGKDAGTLAHLVIASVGGLRVSARSGVGRAALEAVADATLSTF
- a CDS encoding prepilin peptidase, with amino-acid sequence MLMVLAAVYGAAAGLLIPRPAHRMAVEPEEEWRAVCPGGHPITGPARGWLGRGRCPDCGAYGPGPLPTAAATALVCAALAAATGPRPELVAWLVMAPVAVLLTAVDWRARRLPDALTLPLAVAGAALLGLGGWLTGETGAWRRALLGGLFLGAFYLLLYVVNPRGIGLGDVKLAVGLGIALGWYGWRTLVVGGAAGVLIGALYAAGLLLVRREAWKEAMPLGPFMIIGAFCGLLLGAAAAA
- a CDS encoding PhoH family protein, translated to MVNIKQRRENDRRTYVLDTSVLLADPGAMARFDEHEVVLPVVVVTELEAKRHHPELGYFARQALRLLDEYRVQFGRLDSPIPIGDLGGTLRVELNHSDPGILPAGFRLGDNDSRILAVARNLQAEGYDVTVVSKDLPLRIKASSVGLLAEEYRAELAITDSGWTGMAELTISADQVDDLFAAETAHVPEVSELPVHTGLVLQSERGKALGRVTSDGAVRLVRGDREVFGIHGRSAEQRIALDLLLDPDVGIVSMGGRAGTGKSALALCAGLEAVLERRQHRKVMVFRPLYAVGGQELGYLPGSEAEKMSPWAQAVFDTLSAVTTKDVIEEVVGRGMLEVLPLTHIRGRSLHDAFVIVDEAQSLERNVLLTVLSRIGANSRVVLTHDVAQRDNLRVGRYDGVVAVVEKLKGHPLFAHVTLNRSERSPIAALVTEMLEEGRI
- a CDS encoding transglycosylase SLT domain-containing protein, which gives rise to MSRISVRGFAVASATAVTTVGAVVGVAAGNEPASVGNTEATAADATIADIPAGAQAQVQTASLTQQADDQSTQADTAALKSAQESARKAAAETAQSKKDAADEAKAKKEADARKEKTLAASRSATRDAGDFAVKGSYTVAETQAMARQMMASDQFQCFSNIVDHESTWNYKATNASSGAYGLVQALPGSKMASAGADWQTNPATQIKWGLNYMNDRYGSPCGAWSFWQANSWY
- the mgrA gene encoding L-glyceraldehyde 3-phosphate reductase, which codes for MTGTDYRAADSRYDSMKYRRTGRSGLKLPAISLGLWHNFGDDRTLSSQRAILRRAFDLGVTHFDLANNYGPPPGSAELNFGKIFAQDFRGYRDEMILSTKAGYLMHPGPYGEWGSRKYLLSSLDASLKRMGVDYVDIFYSHRFDPDTPLEETMGALASAVQQGKALYVGISSYNAEQTRDAAGILRAMGVPALIHQPSYSMINRWTEDDLLLDTLEAEGMGCISFAPLAQGMLTDKYLQGIPEGSRAAQGKSLDPNLLSDEVVRRLRGLNDIAARRGQSLAQLALGWVLRDERMTSALIGASSVAQLEANIAALDAPAITEAELAEIDEFARTTDGVNIWARR